Proteins encoded within one genomic window of Pararhizobium capsulatum DSM 1112:
- a CDS encoding carbohydrate ABC transporter permease — protein sequence MSAIVSSGTAARRSNGARIFNRVFIYGLLAFFAIVYLMPLFVMLVTSFKTMDEIQNGNMLALPSAPTFEPWVKAWGETCVGLTCAGIKGYFWNSLKMVIPAVLISTILGALNGYVLTKWRFRGHTLVFGLMLFACFIPFQSVLLPMATILGSLGRFGVMLQNTVGLSFGFGNPTVNLVLVHVIYGLGFTTLFFRNFYEAFPTELVKAAQVDGAGFFQIFRRIMLPNSLPIIVVTVIYQFTNIWNDFLFASAYAGTGESMPMTVALNNVVNTSTGVVEYNVNMAAAMIAAMPTLLVYILAGRYFVRGLMAGAVKG from the coding sequence ATGAGCGCGATCGTCTCCTCGGGCACGGCGGCACGCCGCAGCAATGGCGCGCGCATCTTCAATCGCGTCTTCATCTATGGGCTGCTGGCATTCTTTGCCATTGTCTATCTCATGCCGCTGTTCGTCATGCTGGTCACCTCGTTCAAGACCATGGACGAAATCCAGAACGGCAACATGCTGGCGCTTCCGAGCGCGCCGACCTTCGAGCCATGGGTGAAGGCCTGGGGCGAGACCTGCGTTGGCCTTACCTGCGCCGGCATCAAGGGCTATTTCTGGAATTCGCTGAAAATGGTCATCCCGGCCGTCCTGATCTCGACGATCCTGGGCGCGCTGAACGGCTATGTGCTGACCAAATGGCGTTTTCGTGGCCATACGCTGGTGTTCGGCCTGATGCTGTTTGCCTGCTTCATCCCGTTCCAGTCGGTGCTTCTCCCGATGGCGACCATTCTCGGCAGTCTCGGCCGTTTCGGCGTGATGTTGCAGAATACCGTGGGTCTCAGCTTCGGTTTCGGCAATCCGACCGTCAATCTCGTGCTGGTCCACGTGATCTATGGTCTCGGTTTTACGACGCTGTTCTTCCGCAATTTCTACGAGGCTTTCCCGACCGAGCTGGTCAAGGCCGCGCAAGTGGATGGTGCCGGTTTCTTCCAGATCTTCCGGCGCATCATGCTGCCGAACTCGCTGCCGATCATCGTCGTCACGGTGATCTACCAGTTCACCAATATCTGGAACGACTTCCTGTTCGCCTCGGCCTATGCCGGAACGGGCGAGTCCATGCCGATGACGGTGGCGCTGAACAACGTCGTCAACACCTCGACCGGGGTGGTCGAATACAACGTCAATATGGCCGCCGCAATGATCGCCGCCATGCCCACGCTTCTCGTTTACATTCTCGCCGGCCGCTATTTCGTTCGCGGACTGATGGCGGGCGCCGTCAAAGGATAA
- a CDS encoding carbohydrate ABC transporter permease — translation MSTVATTEIKLTPERSSRNSLRSRLQDALPKLVLAPSFAITLVFVYGFIIWTGFLSFTNSKTFPSYVLTGPRAYQRLWRWTFESDPPSSWYTSITNMGIFGFLYIGICLGLGLFLAILLDQKIRGEGLLRPIYLYPMALSFIVTGVAWKWFLDPGLGLEQTLHQWGWTSFHFDWIKNKDFVIYTVVIAGVWQASGFVMAMFLAGLRGIDGEIMKAAQIDGATTIQLYRRIIIPLLRPVFLSAFIVLAHMAIKSYDLVVALTSGGPGGSAWLPSNFMYEYTFKRNEMAVGSASAIIMLMTISAIIVPYLYSELREKSR, via the coding sequence ATGAGCACTGTTGCGACCACCGAGATCAAGCTGACGCCGGAGCGCTCGTCGCGCAATTCCCTGCGCTCTCGTCTGCAGGATGCGCTGCCCAAGCTGGTACTGGCGCCAAGTTTTGCGATCACGCTGGTCTTTGTCTACGGCTTCATCATCTGGACGGGCTTCCTGTCCTTTACCAATTCCAAGACATTTCCGTCCTATGTGCTGACGGGTCCGCGCGCCTATCAACGGCTCTGGCGCTGGACCTTCGAGAGCGACCCGCCGTCGAGCTGGTACACGTCGATTACCAATATGGGTATTTTCGGCTTTCTCTATATCGGCATCTGCCTCGGCCTCGGCCTGTTCCTTGCTATCCTGCTGGACCAGAAAATCCGTGGCGAAGGCCTGTTGCGGCCGATCTATCTCTATCCGATGGCGCTGTCGTTCATCGTCACCGGCGTCGCCTGGAAATGGTTCCTCGATCCCGGTCTTGGCCTGGAGCAGACGCTGCATCAATGGGGGTGGACGAGCTTTCATTTCGACTGGATCAAGAACAAGGATTTCGTGATCTATACCGTCGTCATCGCCGGCGTCTGGCAGGCTTCGGGCTTCGTCATGGCGATGTTCCTCGCGGGCTTGCGCGGCATTGACGGTGAGATCATGAAGGCGGCGCAGATTGATGGCGCGACCACGATCCAGCTCTATCGCCGCATCATCATACCGTTGCTGCGCCCGGTCTTTTTGTCCGCGTTCATCGTGCTCGCCCATATGGCGATCAAGTCCTACGACCTTGTCGTGGCGCTGACATCCGGCGGCCCCGGCGGTTCGGCCTGGCTGCCGTCCAACTTCATGTATGAATACACGTTCAAGCGCAATGAAATGGCCGTCGGTTCCGCCAGCGCCATCATCATGCTGATGACGATCTCGGCGATCATCGTTCCTTATCTCTATTCCGAACTCAGGGAGAAGTCACGATGA
- a CDS encoding 3-ketoacyl-ACP reductase encodes MTARRVAIVTGGRRGIGLGIARALAVEGFDIAITGIGDSAGISTVIDELAALGAEAAFFQADLSDIAGHQATVDSVIARFGRIDCLVNNAGMASVVRGDFLDMQPENFDTIVSTNLRGTVFFTQAVLRAMLSSDGKGARSIVNITSVSSSLSSPERLDYCISKAGLSAFSQGLALRLADTGIGVFEVRPGIIRSEMTAGVSTKYDALIDGGLVPMKRWGEPSDIGDIVSALASGRFGFATGSVINADGALSIGKL; translated from the coding sequence ATGACGGCGCGGCGCGTGGCCATCGTCACCGGCGGACGCCGCGGCATTGGGCTCGGCATCGCCAGGGCGCTTGCCGTCGAAGGCTTCGATATCGCCATCACCGGCATCGGCGACAGTGCGGGCATTTCGACGGTGATCGATGAACTGGCTGCGCTCGGGGCGGAGGCGGCTTTCTTCCAGGCTGATCTTTCAGACATCGCCGGGCATCAGGCGACGGTGGATAGTGTCATCGCGCGTTTCGGGCGCATCGATTGTCTCGTCAACAATGCCGGCATGGCTTCGGTGGTGCGCGGCGATTTCCTTGATATGCAGCCGGAGAATTTCGACACGATCGTTTCGACCAATCTGCGCGGCACGGTATTTTTCACGCAAGCCGTGCTGCGGGCGATGCTGTCGAGCGACGGGAAGGGTGCACGTTCCATCGTCAACATCACCTCGGTCTCGTCCTCGCTGAGTTCGCCGGAACGTCTGGACTATTGCATCAGCAAGGCGGGCCTTTCGGCCTTCTCGCAAGGGCTGGCGCTGAGGCTTGCCGATACCGGCATCGGTGTTTTCGAGGTCCGGCCGGGCATCATCCGCTCGGAGATGACGGCGGGGGTTTCCACGAAATACGACGCGCTGATCGATGGCGGGCTGGTGCCGATGAAGCGCTGGGGCGAGCCGTCGGATATCGGCGATATCGTCTCGGCGCTGGCGTCCGGCCGGTTCGGGTTTGCGACGGGCTCGGTGATCAATGCGGATGGAGCGCTGTCGATCGGAAAATTGTGA
- a CDS encoding ABC transporter substrate-binding protein: MRKFMTTTAMAALMLAGCGLAAQAEDVKEVQMLHWWTSGGEAAALNVLKGDLSKEGFAWKDVPVAGGGGDAAMTALKAMVAAGTYPTASQMLGYTVLDYAAAGVMGDLTETAVKEGWDKSVPAALQKFSVYDGKWVAAPVNVHSVNWLWINKAVMDKIGGTQPKTFDDLIALLDKAKAAGVIPLALGGQNWQEATMFDSIVLSTGGPEFYKKAFNDLDEESLKSDTMKKSFDNLATIIKYVDPNFSGRDWNLATAMVIKGDALVQVMGDWAKGEFVAAKKTPDTDFLCYRFPGTDGSVIYNSDMFGMFNVPDNQKAAQVALATATLSKSFQSAFNVVKGSVPARTDVPDTDFDACGKKGIADLKAANDGGTLFGSLAQGYGAPPAIANAYKDVVSKFVHGQIKTSDEAVTELVKAIDDAR, from the coding sequence ATGCGCAAGTTTATGACGACGACGGCAATGGCAGCTTTGATGTTGGCAGGCTGCGGGCTTGCCGCCCAGGCCGAGGACGTCAAGGAAGTCCAGATGCTTCATTGGTGGACGTCGGGCGGCGAAGCGGCTGCTCTGAACGTCTTGAAGGGCGATCTTTCCAAGGAAGGCTTTGCCTGGAAAGACGTGCCGGTTGCCGGCGGTGGCGGCGATGCGGCGATGACGGCGCTGAAGGCCATGGTTGCCGCTGGCACCTATCCGACAGCGTCGCAGATGCTCGGCTACACAGTGCTTGATTATGCGGCTGCCGGCGTGATGGGCGACCTCACCGAAACGGCTGTGAAGGAAGGCTGGGACAAGTCAGTTCCGGCAGCGCTGCAGAAGTTCTCTGTTTATGACGGCAAGTGGGTTGCTGCCCCGGTCAACGTTCACTCGGTGAACTGGCTGTGGATCAACAAGGCCGTCATGGACAAGATCGGCGGCACGCAGCCGAAGACCTTCGACGACCTGATTGCCCTGCTCGACAAGGCAAAGGCTGCCGGCGTCATCCCGCTCGCACTGGGCGGCCAGAACTGGCAGGAAGCCACGATGTTCGACTCGATCGTCCTTTCCACGGGCGGCCCCGAGTTCTACAAGAAGGCGTTCAACGATCTCGATGAAGAGTCGCTCAAGTCCGACACGATGAAGAAGTCGTTCGATAACCTCGCAACGATCATCAAATATGTCGATCCGAACTTCTCGGGCCGCGACTGGAACCTTGCAACCGCCATGGTCATCAAGGGTGATGCCCTTGTGCAGGTCATGGGCGATTGGGCCAAGGGCGAATTCGTGGCTGCCAAGAAGACCCCGGATACGGACTTCCTGTGCTACCGCTTCCCCGGCACCGACGGCAGCGTGATCTATAACTCCGACATGTTCGGCATGTTCAACGTTCCGGACAACCAGAAGGCTGCTCAGGTCGCGCTCGCGACGGCAACACTGTCGAAGAGCTTCCAGTCGGCGTTCAACGTCGTCAAGGGCTCGGTTCCTGCCCGTACCGACGTTCCGGACACGGATTTCGACGCTTGCGGCAAGAAAGGCATCGCCGACCTGAAGGCAGCGAACGACGGCGGCACGCTGTTCGGCTCGCTGGCCCAGGGTTACGGCGCTCCTCCGGCCATCGCCAATGCCTACAAGGACGTCGTGTCCAAGTTCGTGCATGGCCAGATCAAGACCTCCGACGAAGCCGTGACGGAACTCGTCAAGGCGATCGACGACGCACGCTGA
- a CDS encoding FAD-dependent oxidoreductase, with protein MVKQPDIVIIGSGIGGSTIASALASSGADILILEAGGHIQDRPENRDARAIFQRGHFRPKESWYETDGTAFNPGNYYNVGGNSKFYGAVLVRYRREDFEEMQHLEGVSPAWPFPYEELEPWYSAAEQLYQVRGALGQDPTEPAHSKGYAFSPVPDEPAIASVREKMQRNGLHPYSLPLGIDIDAWLKKAKTPWDAHPNSFDGKMDAETVALALALQHPNVRLQTGSRVTRLQTAADGKRIETVYYVKDGAEQSISPKLVILSAGAVQSSVLLLRSANDANPKGLANSSDQVGRNFMNHNSSAVIGVSPFYRNTSIYQKSFGFNDYYLSDGEGGAPLGNVQLLGRISGPILKAQMPSVPEWMLNQVSAHAIDFYAMSEDIPHPESRIMVDGERIVLQWVRTNWPAHLMLVKKLKAALKAAGFPIVLSRPFDKRTPSHQCGTVRIGNDPASAPLDVYCRAYDHPNLFVVDASYLPTSAAVNPALSVAAQALRVGAHIREKDLGA; from the coding sequence ATGGTCAAGCAGCCCGATATCGTCATCATCGGCTCCGGCATCGGCGGCTCCACCATCGCCTCGGCGCTGGCGTCATCTGGTGCCGACATCCTGATCCTCGAGGCCGGTGGCCATATCCAGGACCGGCCGGAGAACCGCGATGCCAGGGCGATCTTCCAGCGCGGTCATTTCAGGCCGAAGGAAAGCTGGTACGAAACCGATGGCACGGCGTTCAACCCCGGCAATTACTACAATGTTGGCGGCAATTCGAAATTCTACGGGGCGGTGCTGGTGCGCTACCGCCGCGAGGATTTCGAGGAGATGCAGCATCTGGAAGGCGTCTCGCCCGCCTGGCCGTTCCCCTATGAGGAACTGGAGCCGTGGTACAGCGCCGCCGAGCAACTCTATCAGGTGCGTGGTGCGCTGGGGCAGGACCCGACGGAACCAGCCCATTCGAAGGGCTATGCGTTTTCTCCGGTGCCGGATGAACCCGCAATCGCCTCGGTGCGCGAAAAGATGCAGCGCAACGGCCTGCACCCCTATTCCCTGCCGCTCGGCATCGATATCGATGCGTGGCTGAAGAAGGCGAAGACGCCGTGGGATGCCCATCCGAACAGCTTCGACGGCAAGATGGATGCAGAGACGGTGGCTTTGGCCTTGGCGCTGCAGCATCCGAATGTAAGGCTCCAGACCGGCTCACGGGTCACGCGCCTTCAGACTGCGGCTGATGGCAAGCGCATCGAGACGGTGTATTACGTCAAGGACGGCGCCGAGCAATCGATCTCGCCGAAGCTCGTCATTCTCTCGGCAGGCGCCGTGCAGTCCTCCGTTCTGCTGCTGCGTTCGGCCAATGATGCCAATCCGAAGGGGCTTGCCAATAGCTCCGATCAGGTCGGCCGCAACTTCATGAACCACAATTCGAGTGCGGTGATCGGGGTTTCTCCCTTCTATCGCAACACCTCGATCTACCAGAAGAGCTTCGGCTTCAACGACTATTACCTCTCGGATGGGGAGGGCGGGGCGCCGCTCGGCAATGTCCAGCTTCTCGGCCGCATCTCCGGCCCGATCCTCAAGGCGCAGATGCCATCGGTGCCGGAATGGATGCTGAACCAGGTCTCGGCCCATGCGATCGATTTCTATGCAATGAGCGAGGATATTCCGCATCCCGAAAGCCGGATCATGGTCGATGGCGAGCGCATCGTGCTGCAATGGGTGCGCACCAACTGGCCGGCGCACCTGATGTTGGTGAAGAAGCTCAAGGCGGCGCTGAAGGCGGCCGGTTTCCCGATCGTGCTGTCGCGTCCCTTCGACAAGCGCACGCCGTCGCACCAGTGCGGCACCGTCAGAATCGGCAACGATCCGGCAAGTGCACCGCTCGATGTCTATTGCCGTGCCTATGACCATCCCAATCTCTTCGTGGTTGATGCCTCCTATCTGCCGACGTCGGCCGCCGTCAATCCGGCACTGTCGGTGGCGGCGCAGGCGCTGAGGGTCGGGGCGCATATCCGCGAAAAGGATCTGGGGGCATGA
- a CDS encoding ABC transporter ATP-binding protein, producing MAFLEISGLRKRFGSLEILKGIDLELEKGGFLVLVGPSGCGKSTLLNTIAGLESITEGTIRVDGRAIDDLHPSKRDIAMVFQSYALYPNMTVAGNISFGMEMRGVPVEERKKAIDKVAKVLQITHLLDRKPSQLSGGQRQRVAMGRALVRDPKLFLFDEPLSNLDAKLRVDMRIEIKRLHQATGTSIVYVTHDQIEAMTLATKIAVMRDGEVQQFGTPAEIYNNPKNLFVADFMGSPAMNLLTATIEGGGNDLHVSLLRPEAEPLRVPVPQIRGLAAYSGKQVVFGIRPEALTDPDGADRNAQSLFEGDCLIDVVEPAGSDTFAVTKLGGKEVVARLRADARIAPGQTARLAFNLDKAVFFDPQSQQRIG from the coding sequence ATGGCTTTCCTCGAAATATCCGGTCTCAGAAAGCGTTTCGGCTCCCTGGAAATCCTCAAGGGCATTGACCTTGAGCTCGAGAAGGGCGGCTTCCTGGTGCTCGTCGGTCCGTCCGGCTGCGGCAAGTCCACACTGCTCAACACGATTGCCGGGCTCGAATCGATCACCGAGGGCACGATCCGCGTCGATGGAAGGGCGATCGACGATCTGCATCCGTCCAAGCGCGATATCGCGATGGTGTTCCAGAGCTATGCGCTTTATCCCAACATGACCGTCGCCGGCAATATTTCCTTCGGCATGGAAATGCGCGGCGTGCCGGTCGAGGAACGCAAGAAGGCGATCGACAAGGTCGCCAAGGTGCTGCAGATCACCCATCTGCTCGACCGCAAGCCGAGCCAGCTTTCCGGCGGCCAACGCCAGCGTGTCGCCATGGGGCGCGCCTTGGTGCGCGACCCGAAACTCTTCCTGTTCGATGAGCCTCTGTCCAATCTCGATGCCAAGCTGCGCGTCGACATGCGCATCGAGATCAAGCGGCTGCATCAGGCGACCGGCACGTCCATCGTCTATGTCACCCACGACCAGATCGAAGCGATGACGCTGGCCACGAAGATCGCCGTCATGCGCGATGGCGAGGTGCAGCAGTTCGGCACGCCAGCTGAAATCTACAACAATCCGAAGAACCTGTTTGTTGCGGATTTCATGGGCTCGCCGGCGATGAATCTTCTGACCGCGACGATCGAAGGCGGCGGCAACGACCTGCATGTGTCGCTGCTGCGGCCAGAAGCCGAGCCTCTCCGCGTGCCGGTGCCGCAGATCCGTGGACTGGCCGCCTATTCCGGCAAGCAGGTCGTCTTCGGCATCCGCCCGGAAGCGCTGACCGATCCGGATGGTGCCGACCGCAATGCGCAGTCGCTGTTCGAAGGCGATTGCCTGATCGACGTGGTGGAGCCTGCCGGTTCGGATACATTTGCGGTGACCAAGCTCGGCGGCAAGGAAGTGGTGGCCCGCCTGCGCGCCGACGCCCGCATTGCCCCCGGCCAGACCGCGCGGCTTGCCTTCAATCTGGACAAGGCGGTGTTCTTCGATCCGCAAAGCCAGCAGCGCATCGGCTGA
- a CDS encoding LacI family transcriptional regulator yields MAETPKSAPVDAPLKAARPTLRTIADLTGFAVTTVSRALSNAPQISAETRRRVHEVASEIGYLPDRAAQRLKTGRTNVISVLLDPHEEILGYGTSLMLGIARALKDTPYHLIVTPSFAATSNADAISHIIRNGMADGIIFSRTEPFDPRVRLLLEQGFPFVTHGRTEFSTPHPYVDYDNFTFAYEATKRLIARGRRKPTIILPPRRMTFCQHLQHGFMTAVREAGAAYEIPDDINLDCPVDQIRDFVSRRAGMPDGPDGFVCGGEVSALATITGMSDRGLTLGTEYDIVAKQTSKLLVNIQPKVETIYEDLVDTGFRMGTTLLAAIGGETDPERLQTLLKPTIEFPEGS; encoded by the coding sequence TTGGCCGAAACTCCTAAATCCGCTCCTGTCGACGCCCCGCTCAAAGCGGCCAGGCCGACCTTGCGCACGATCGCCGATCTGACGGGTTTCGCAGTCACCACGGTCTCGCGCGCCTTGAGCAATGCGCCGCAGATTTCCGCGGAAACCCGCCGGCGCGTGCACGAGGTCGCAAGCGAGATCGGCTATCTTCCCGACCGGGCCGCGCAGCGCCTGAAAACCGGCCGCACCAACGTCATCAGCGTGCTGCTCGACCCGCATGAGGAAATCCTCGGCTATGGCACATCGCTGATGCTCGGCATCGCGCGCGCGCTGAAGGACACACCCTACCATCTCATCGTCACGCCAAGCTTCGCGGCCACCAGCAATGCCGATGCCATCAGTCATATCATCCGCAACGGCATGGCGGACGGCATCATCTTCTCGCGCACCGAGCCCTTCGATCCCCGCGTCCGCCTGCTTCTGGAGCAAGGGTTTCCGTTCGTCACCCACGGCCGCACGGAATTCTCCACGCCGCATCCTTATGTCGACTACGACAACTTCACCTTTGCCTATGAGGCGACGAAGCGGCTGATCGCCCGCGGCCGCCGCAAGCCGACGATCATCCTGCCGCCCAGGCGCATGACGTTTTGTCAGCACCTGCAGCACGGCTTCATGACCGCCGTGCGCGAGGCCGGCGCCGCCTACGAAATCCCTGATGACATCAACCTCGACTGCCCCGTCGATCAGATCCGCGACTTCGTCAGCCGCCGGGCTGGCATGCCCGATGGCCCGGACGGTTTCGTCTGCGGCGGCGAGGTCTCGGCGCTCGCGACCATCACCGGCATGAGCGACCGCGGCCTCACGCTCGGCACCGAATACGACATTGTCGCCAAGCAGACCTCGAAGCTTCTCGTCAACATTCAGCCGAAGGTGGAGACGATCTACGAGGATCTGGTCGATACCGGCTTTCGCATGGGCACGACCCTGCTCGCCGCCATCGGCGGCGAGACTGATCCGGAGAGGCTGCAGACGCTGCTGAAGCCGACGATCGAATTCCCCGAAGGCAGCTGA